From the genome of Phalacrocorax aristotelis chromosome 15, bGulAri2.1, whole genome shotgun sequence, one region includes:
- the SLC25A1 gene encoding tricarboxylate transport protein, mitochondrial yields MPAPAAPRRLAAAAPAGKAKLTHPGKAILAGGLAGGIEICITFPTEYVKTQLQLDEKANPPRYKGIGDCVKQTVRDHGIRGLYRGLSSLVYGSIPKAAVRFGMFEFLSNQMRDEQGRLDSTRGLICGLGAGVAEAVVVVCPMETIKVKFIHDQCSPKPKYRGFFHGVREIVREQGLKGTYQGLTATVLKQGSNQAIRFFVMTSLKNWYKGDNPNKVINPFVTGVFGALAGAASVFGNTPLDVVKTRMQGLEAHKYKSTWDCAYQIMKHEGPLAFYKGTVPRLGRVCLDVAIVFVIYDEVVKFLNKVWKTD; encoded by the exons GTGGCCTGGCCGGAGGGATCGAGATCTGCATCACATTCCCCACCGAGTATGTGAAGACGCAGCTGCAGCTGGACGAGAAGGCAAACCCTCCCCGCTACAAGGGCATCG GGGACTGCGTGAAGCAGACTGTCCGGGACCATGGCATCCGGGGGCTGTACCGGGGGCTCAGCTCGCTGGTCTATGGCTCCATCCCCAAGGCTGCTGTCAG GTTCGGGATGTTCGAGTTCCTCAGCAACCAGATGAGAGATGAGCAGGGGCGGCTGGACAGCACACGGGGCCTTATCTGCGGGCTGGGCGCCGGCGTGGCCGAGGCAGTGGTGGTGGTCTGCCCCATGGAGACCATAAAG GTGAAGTTTATCCATGACCAGTGCTCCCCGAAGCCCAAATACCGCGGTTTCTTCCACGGCGTCCGGGAGATCGTTCGGGAACAGG GACTAAAGGGGACCTACCAGGGCTTAACCGCGACTGTTCTCAAGCAAGGATCAAACCAGGCCATCCGCTTCTTCGTCATGACCTCCCTCAAGAACTGGTACAAAG GGGACAATCCCAACAAGGTCATCAACCCCTTTGTCACGGGGGTGTTTGGAGCCCTTGCTGGAGCTGCAAGCGTCTTCGGCAACACCCCCTTGGATGTGGTGAAGACCAGGATGCAG GGGCTGGAAGCGCACAAGTACAAGAGCACCTGGGACTGTGCCTACCAGATCATGAAACACGAAGGGCCGCTGGC GTTTTACAAGGGCACAGTGCCCCGCCTGGGCCGCGTGTGCCTCGACGTGGCCATCGTCTTCGTCATCTACGACGAGGTGGTCAAGTTCCTCAACAAGGTGTGGAAAACGGACTGA
- the LOC142065012 gene encoding somatomedin-B and thrombospondin type-1 domain-containing protein-like isoform X1 — protein sequence MLGQRGSVEQKGTGFVPLPSPGAVQTGLQPSLLTQCLLAWGEAVPRRGKLSLGGLWALGAMWGLLLCGGSLLATGCLAGAAGGCWHQCCPGRNNTCWAPGTRRARCYCDSYCERTGDCCEDYHTACRHAAVGCAVGPWGPWSGCSSPCGVGSKARSRQVTVPPRHGGEPCPDLKQRRGCLGEHPTCGMAKEVAKILPDSFSRDFRDPWQRAGLLLPEEPSGYCGYFRLTQVGPPCRGQPWSRRLHRDKRVCVECRGDASHRRPHCAGHGLQGARTFWVAASVAGCQGSWVQEGLQEGCVCPPPALIFV from the exons ATGCTGGGACAGCGAGGGTCGGTGGAGCAGAAAGGAACGGGCTTtgtccccctgcccagcccaggggcGGTGCAGACGGGGCTTCAGCCCTCGCTGCTCACCCAGTGTTTGCTGGCGTGGGGGGAAGCCGTCCCACGGCGGGGAAAGCTGTCCCTTGGTGGTTTGTGGGCTCTTGGTGCCATGTGGGGCCTGCTGCTCTGTGGGGGCTCGCTGCTGGCCACGGGCTGCCTGGCGGGTGCCGCGGGCGGCTGCTGGCACCAGTGCTGCCCGGGCAGGAACAACACATGCTGGGCCCCGGGCACCCGCCGGGCTCGCTGCTACTGCGACTCGTACTGCGAGAGGACGGGCGACTGCTGCGAGGACTACCACACCGCATGCCGCCACGCCG cagtgggCTGCGCGGTGGGGCCCTGGGGGCCGTGGAGCGGGTGCAGCTCCCCGTGCGGGGTTGGCAGCAAGGCCCGCAGCCGCCAGGTCACCGTCCCGCCCCGGCACGGAGGGGAGCCCTGTCCTGACCTCAAGCAGCGCCGCGGGTGCCTAGGGGAGCACCCGACTTGCGGGATGGCCAAAG AGGTGGCCAAGATATTACCTGACTCCTTCAGCCGGGACTTCAGGGATCCCTGGCAAagagctgggctgctgctgccggaGGAGCCTTCTGG ctacTGCGGCTATTTCCGCCTGACGCAGGTAGGGCCCCCCTGCCGCGGGCAGCCCTGGAGCCGCCGGCTGCACCGGGACAAGCGGGTGTGCGTCGAGTGCCGGGGGGACGCATCCCACCGCCGTCCCCACTGCGCTGGGCATGGGCTGCAAGGAGCCAG GACGTTTTGGGTGGCTGCCTCTGTGGCAGGATGCCAGGGCTCATGGGTGcaggaggggctgcaggagggttgTGTCTGCCCCCCACCGGCCCTCATCTTTGTGTAG
- the LOC142065012 gene encoding somatomedin-B and thrombospondin type-1 domain-containing protein-like isoform X2, with the protein MLGQRGSVEQKGTGFVPLPSPGAVQTGLQPSLLTQCLLAWGEAVPRRGKLSLGGLWALGAMWGLLLCGGSLLATGCLAGAAGGCWHQCCPGRNNTCWAPGTRRARCYCDSYCERTGDCCEDYHTACRHAAVGCAVGPWGPWSGCSSPCGVGSKARSRQVTVPPRHGGEPCPDLKQRRGCLGEHPTCGMAKEVAKILPDSFSRDFRDPWQRAGLLLPEEPPFFPLPSYCGYFRLTQVGPPCRGQPWSRRLHRDKRVCVECRGDASHRRPHCAGHGLQGARTFWVAASVAGCQGSWVQEGLQEGCVCPPPALIFV; encoded by the exons ATGCTGGGACAGCGAGGGTCGGTGGAGCAGAAAGGAACGGGCTTtgtccccctgcccagcccaggggcGGTGCAGACGGGGCTTCAGCCCTCGCTGCTCACCCAGTGTTTGCTGGCGTGGGGGGAAGCCGTCCCACGGCGGGGAAAGCTGTCCCTTGGTGGTTTGTGGGCTCTTGGTGCCATGTGGGGCCTGCTGCTCTGTGGGGGCTCGCTGCTGGCCACGGGCTGCCTGGCGGGTGCCGCGGGCGGCTGCTGGCACCAGTGCTGCCCGGGCAGGAACAACACATGCTGGGCCCCGGGCACCCGCCGGGCTCGCTGCTACTGCGACTCGTACTGCGAGAGGACGGGCGACTGCTGCGAGGACTACCACACCGCATGCCGCCACGCCG cagtgggCTGCGCGGTGGGGCCCTGGGGGCCGTGGAGCGGGTGCAGCTCCCCGTGCGGGGTTGGCAGCAAGGCCCGCAGCCGCCAGGTCACCGTCCCGCCCCGGCACGGAGGGGAGCCCTGTCCTGACCTCAAGCAGCGCCGCGGGTGCCTAGGGGAGCACCCGACTTGCGGGATGGCCAAAG AGGTGGCCAAGATATTACCTGACTCCTTCAGCCGGGACTTCAGGGATCCCTGGCAAagagctgggctgctgctgccggaGGAG CCcccatttttccccctccccagctacTGCGGCTATTTCCGCCTGACGCAGGTAGGGCCCCCCTGCCGCGGGCAGCCCTGGAGCCGCCGGCTGCACCGGGACAAGCGGGTGTGCGTCGAGTGCCGGGGGGACGCATCCCACCGCCGTCCCCACTGCGCTGGGCATGGGCTGCAAGGAGCCAG GACGTTTTGGGTGGCTGCCTCTGTGGCAGGATGCCAGGGCTCATGGGTGcaggaggggctgcaggagggttgTGTCTGCCCCCCACCGGCCCTCATCTTTGTGTAG